A part of Thalassophryne amazonica chromosome 3, fThaAma1.1, whole genome shotgun sequence genomic DNA contains:
- the card19 gene encoding caspase recruitment domain-containing protein 19: MRTRNYELAYGGTRCWPRLLSTRAEEAGPGPPTEDCDAVMGDSFQDQLVEDSVFLKADHRLDTELVDKLILQLNRIYPQVLTDKEATKFRNLDVPTSVRLGELLTHLQEKGEEACREFYRALHLHIEEVYYSLPTRLRLRDSSDPLTQPRAYKQRCPLNDRGSVFFLGCLSLAVGMALLCYYAEAGLTGGSRTLGVAALGLKRKAEEVLIWYTEESLLK; encoded by the exons ATGCGCACTCGCAACTACGAACTCGCTTATGGAGGAACTCGCTGCTGGCCACGCCTCCTTTCCACCCGAGCGGAGGAGGCGGGGCCAGGGCCGCCCACAGAGGACTGTGACGCTGTGATGGGAG ACAGTTTCCAGGACCAGCTGGTGGAGGACAGCGTCTTCCTGAAAGCTGACCACAGACTGGACACCGAGCTGGTGGACAAACTGATCCTGCAGCTCAACAGAATCTACCCACAGGTTCTCACAGACAAAGAGGCCACCAAG tTCCGAAACTTGGATGTACCCACTAGTGTTCGTCTGGGAGAACTCCTGACACACCTACAGGAGAAAGGCGAGGAGGCGTGTAGAGAGTTTTACAGAGCTCTCCATCTGCACATAGAAGAGGTGTACTACAGTTTACCCACTCGACTCCGCCTCCGAG ATTCATCAGACCCACTCACACAGCCACGTGCCTACAAACAGAGATGCCCTCTAAATGATAGAG gtTCCGTGTTCTTTTTGGGCTGTCTCAGTTTGGCAGTGGGAATGGCTTTACTCTGTTACTACGCAG AAGCTGGCTTGACGGGAGGCAGCCGGACCCTCGGCGTGGCTGCTCTGGGTTTGAAAAGAAAAGCTGAAGAGGTTCTTATATGGTACACTGAAGAAAGCCTCCTGAAATAA
- the bicd2 gene encoding protein bicaudal D homolog 2 isoform X2 codes for MEEQDEYPDAVLVTEAGPQWLRAEVERLSRELRETTHEKIQAAEYGLAVLEEKQQLKQRFDDLESEYETVRQELDQLKEAFGHAHSTHRKVAADGESREESLILESASKEAVYQQKLLELQNELRQAKVSLTSSQAENDRLSSIALEMRESSELMELQRSQLRDDIREYKVREARLLQDYSELEEENISLQKQVSVLRQSQVEFEGLKHEIRRLEEDSQCQNSQLEEAVRLREIAERQLTEALETIKTEREQKSTLRKELSHYMTIGGSMYSSSFNISLDNLKLTDDPSGGTEPDNDDLIHGFENGLFKVADGDKDNRASVNKRGEGFTPAPSLVDDLLSELNISEIQKLKQQLAQVEREKVALINSLQENQKQLEQAHGTLSEQQETVNRLTENLSAMRKLHATKERQSALDSEKERDSHDDGDYYELDINGPEILQCKYTVAVSEAGELRQELKTVRAEYQECRTQYDDERARLESDIQDLTTRLTSLEKCSRVDKEELARLEKELRLVTEAAGESLGSLNVAQDELVAFSEELANLYNHVCMCNNETPNRVMLDYYKEGKARVRRGQEGKEPHSSSVLLSNGLISDTEPRSSDSGTTDVSTSEHRPESMNIYNLVAIIRDQIRHLQHAVDRTTELSRQRLANLELSTVADKDKEACMEEILKLKSLLSTKREQIATLRTVLKANKQTAEIALANLKSKYETEKGMVTETMMKLRNELKALKEDAATFSSLRAMFATRCDEYVTQLDDMQRQLAAAEDEKKTLNSLLRMAIQQKLALTQRLEDLEFDHEQARRNSNTVVGGKGKMKGKGASASRH; via the exons GCCTTTGGACATGCTCACTCAACTCACAGGAAGGTGGCGGCAGATGGGGAAAGCAGGGAAGAGTCACTGATTTTGGAGTCTGCCAGCAAGGAGGCAGTCTATCAGCAGAAGCTCCTAGAGTTGCAGAATGAACTCCGACAGGCCAAAGTCTCCCTCACCAGCTCACAAGCTGAAAACGATCGGTTGTCCTCCATTGCCCTGGAGATGAGAGAG AGCTCAGAGCTGATGGAGCTTCAACGCAGTCAGCTGCGTGATGACATCAGGGAGTATAAAGTGCGGGAGGCTCGTCTGCTGCAGGACTACAGTGAGctggaagaagagaacatctccctTCAGAAACAAGTGTCTGTGCTGCGACAGAGCCAG GTAGAATTTGAAGGTCTGAAACACGAGATTCGCCGACTGGAGGAAGATTCCCAGTGCCAAAACAGCCAGCTAGAGGAAGCTGTGCGTCTGAGAGAGATCGCTGAGCGGCAGCTGACAGAGGCTTTAGAGACAATTAAAACAGAGCGTGAACAGAAGTCCACCCTACGCAAGGAGCTCTCACACTATATGACCATCGGTGGATCTATGTACAGTAGCTCTTTCAATATCTCTCTTGACAACCTCAAACTGACAGATGATCCCTCCGGTGGCACAGAGCCTGACAACGATGATCTAATACATGGATTTGAGAATGGCTTGTTCAAGGTAGCTGATGGGGACAAAGACAACAGAGCTTCGGTGAACAAGAGAGGAGAAGGCTTTACGCCAGCTCCGAGCCTGGTGGACGACTTGCTTAGTGAGCTCAACATCTCTGAAATCCAGAAACTGAAACAGCAGCTTGCACAG GTTGAGCGGGAGAAAGTGGCCCTTATCAACTCTCTCCAGGAAAACCAGAAGCAGTTGGAACAGGCCCATGGGACTCTGTCCGAGCAACAGGAAACCGTCAACAGGCTGACGGAGAACCTCAGTGCGATGAGGAAGCTTCATGCCACTAAGGAGCGGCAGTCTGCCCTTGACAGTGAAAAAGAAAGAGACAGCCATGATGATGGAGACTACTATGAGCTGGACATCAACGGACCTGAAATCCTGCAGTGCAAATATACAGTGGCCGTGTCTGAAGCTGGCGAGCTGAGGCAAGAGCTCAAGACCGTGAGGGCAGAGTACCAAGAGTGTCGAACCCAGTACGATGATGAACGAGCACGGTTGGAGAGTGACATCCAGGATTTGACGACAAGATTGACATCCTTGGAGAAATGCAGCCGAGTCGATAAGGAGGAGCTGGCTCGTTTAGAGAAGGAGCTCCGACTGGTAACTGAGGCTGCAGGAGAATCACTTGGCAGCCTCAACGTGGCCCAGGATGAGCTGGTAGCTTTCAGTGAAGAGCTGGCCAATCTCTACAACCATGTATGCATGTGCAACAATGAGACTCCTAATCGAGTAATGCTTGACTACTACAAAGAAGGCAAGGCCAGAGTGAGAAGGGGGCAAGAGGGCAAAGAGCCTCATTCTTCTTCTGTACTCCTCTCCAATGGGCTGATAAGTGACACTGAACCAAGAAGTTCAGACAGCGGAACCACAGACGTTTCAACATCGGAACACCGTCCAGAATCTATGAACATCTATAACCTTGTAGCCATCATCCGGGACCAGATCCGCCACCTACAGCATGCGGTAGACCGCACCACAGAGCTGTCACGACAGAGGTTAGCTAATCTTGAGTTAAGCACTGTGGCAGACAAGGACAAGGAGGCTTGCATGGAAGAGATCCTCAAACTGAAGTCCCTTCTGAGCACCAAAAGGGAGCAGATTGCCACTCTCAGAACCGTGTTGAAGGCCAACAAGCAG ACAGCTGAGATTGCTCTGGCCAACCTGAAGAGTAAGTATGAGACTGAGAAGGGCATGGTGACTGAGACTATGATGAAGCTCCGCAATGAACTCAAGGCTCTGAAagaagatgctgctacattctcCTCCCTTCGAGCTATGTTTGCCACAAG GTGTGACGAGTATGTGACCCAGCTGGATGACATGCAGAGGCAACTGGCTGCTGCTGAGGATGAGAAAAAGACCCTAAATTCTCTCTTGCGTATGGCCATCCAGCAGAAGCTGGCCTTGACCCAGCGTCTAGAAGATTTAGAGTTTGACCATGAGCAAGCGCGACGCAATAGTAACACAGTTGTGGGAGGAAAAGGCAAGATGAAGGGCAAAGGAGCCTCTGCCAGTCGTCAT TAA
- the bicd2 gene encoding protein bicaudal D homolog 2 isoform X1: MEEQDEYPDAVLVTEAGPQWLRAEVERLSRELRETTHEKIQAAEYGLAVLEEKQQLKQRFDDLESEYETVRQELDQLKEAFGHAHSTHRKVAADGESREESLILESASKEAVYQQKLLELQNELRQAKVSLTSSQAENDRLSSIALEMRESSELMELQRSQLRDDIREYKVREARLLQDYSELEEENISLQKQVSVLRQSQVEFEGLKHEIRRLEEDSQCQNSQLEEAVRLREIAERQLTEALETIKTEREQKSTLRKELSHYMTIGGSMYSSSFNISLDNLKLTDDPSGGTEPDNDDLIHGFENGLFKVADGDKDNRASVNKRGEGFTPAPSLVDDLLSELNISEIQKLKQQLAQVEREKVALINSLQENQKQLEQAHGTLSEQQETVNRLTENLSAMRKLHATKERQSALDSEKERDSHDDGDYYELDINGPEILQCKYTVAVSEAGELRQELKTVRAEYQECRTQYDDERARLESDIQDLTTRLTSLEKCSRVDKEELARLEKELRLVTEAAGESLGSLNVAQDELVAFSEELANLYNHVCMCNNETPNRVMLDYYKEGKARVRRGQEGKEPHSSSVLLSNGLISDTEPRSSDSGTTDVSTSEHRPESMNIYNLVAIIRDQIRHLQHAVDRTTELSRQRLANLELSTVADKDKEACMEEILKLKSLLSTKREQIATLRTVLKANKQTAEIALANLKSKYETEKGMVTETMMKLRNELKALKEDAATFSSLRAMFATRCDEYVTQLDDMQRQLAAAEDEKKTLNSLLRMAIQQKLALTQRLEDLEFDHEQARRNSNTVVGGKGKMKGKGASASRHVSPKRIFSLKAHKCLKICIASAHVTYTPFLTVSSLGLS, encoded by the exons GCCTTTGGACATGCTCACTCAACTCACAGGAAGGTGGCGGCAGATGGGGAAAGCAGGGAAGAGTCACTGATTTTGGAGTCTGCCAGCAAGGAGGCAGTCTATCAGCAGAAGCTCCTAGAGTTGCAGAATGAACTCCGACAGGCCAAAGTCTCCCTCACCAGCTCACAAGCTGAAAACGATCGGTTGTCCTCCATTGCCCTGGAGATGAGAGAG AGCTCAGAGCTGATGGAGCTTCAACGCAGTCAGCTGCGTGATGACATCAGGGAGTATAAAGTGCGGGAGGCTCGTCTGCTGCAGGACTACAGTGAGctggaagaagagaacatctccctTCAGAAACAAGTGTCTGTGCTGCGACAGAGCCAG GTAGAATTTGAAGGTCTGAAACACGAGATTCGCCGACTGGAGGAAGATTCCCAGTGCCAAAACAGCCAGCTAGAGGAAGCTGTGCGTCTGAGAGAGATCGCTGAGCGGCAGCTGACAGAGGCTTTAGAGACAATTAAAACAGAGCGTGAACAGAAGTCCACCCTACGCAAGGAGCTCTCACACTATATGACCATCGGTGGATCTATGTACAGTAGCTCTTTCAATATCTCTCTTGACAACCTCAAACTGACAGATGATCCCTCCGGTGGCACAGAGCCTGACAACGATGATCTAATACATGGATTTGAGAATGGCTTGTTCAAGGTAGCTGATGGGGACAAAGACAACAGAGCTTCGGTGAACAAGAGAGGAGAAGGCTTTACGCCAGCTCCGAGCCTGGTGGACGACTTGCTTAGTGAGCTCAACATCTCTGAAATCCAGAAACTGAAACAGCAGCTTGCACAG GTTGAGCGGGAGAAAGTGGCCCTTATCAACTCTCTCCAGGAAAACCAGAAGCAGTTGGAACAGGCCCATGGGACTCTGTCCGAGCAACAGGAAACCGTCAACAGGCTGACGGAGAACCTCAGTGCGATGAGGAAGCTTCATGCCACTAAGGAGCGGCAGTCTGCCCTTGACAGTGAAAAAGAAAGAGACAGCCATGATGATGGAGACTACTATGAGCTGGACATCAACGGACCTGAAATCCTGCAGTGCAAATATACAGTGGCCGTGTCTGAAGCTGGCGAGCTGAGGCAAGAGCTCAAGACCGTGAGGGCAGAGTACCAAGAGTGTCGAACCCAGTACGATGATGAACGAGCACGGTTGGAGAGTGACATCCAGGATTTGACGACAAGATTGACATCCTTGGAGAAATGCAGCCGAGTCGATAAGGAGGAGCTGGCTCGTTTAGAGAAGGAGCTCCGACTGGTAACTGAGGCTGCAGGAGAATCACTTGGCAGCCTCAACGTGGCCCAGGATGAGCTGGTAGCTTTCAGTGAAGAGCTGGCCAATCTCTACAACCATGTATGCATGTGCAACAATGAGACTCCTAATCGAGTAATGCTTGACTACTACAAAGAAGGCAAGGCCAGAGTGAGAAGGGGGCAAGAGGGCAAAGAGCCTCATTCTTCTTCTGTACTCCTCTCCAATGGGCTGATAAGTGACACTGAACCAAGAAGTTCAGACAGCGGAACCACAGACGTTTCAACATCGGAACACCGTCCAGAATCTATGAACATCTATAACCTTGTAGCCATCATCCGGGACCAGATCCGCCACCTACAGCATGCGGTAGACCGCACCACAGAGCTGTCACGACAGAGGTTAGCTAATCTTGAGTTAAGCACTGTGGCAGACAAGGACAAGGAGGCTTGCATGGAAGAGATCCTCAAACTGAAGTCCCTTCTGAGCACCAAAAGGGAGCAGATTGCCACTCTCAGAACCGTGTTGAAGGCCAACAAGCAG ACAGCTGAGATTGCTCTGGCCAACCTGAAGAGTAAGTATGAGACTGAGAAGGGCATGGTGACTGAGACTATGATGAAGCTCCGCAATGAACTCAAGGCTCTGAAagaagatgctgctacattctcCTCCCTTCGAGCTATGTTTGCCACAAG GTGTGACGAGTATGTGACCCAGCTGGATGACATGCAGAGGCAACTGGCTGCTGCTGAGGATGAGAAAAAGACCCTAAATTCTCTCTTGCGTATGGCCATCCAGCAGAAGCTGGCCTTGACCCAGCGTCTAGAAGATTTAGAGTTTGACCATGAGCAAGCGCGACGCAATAGTAACACAGTTGTGGGAGGAAAAGGCAAGATGAAGGGCAAAGGAGCCTCTGCCAGTCGTCATGTGAGTCCAAAGAGAATTTTTAGCCTCAAAGC TCATAAATGTTTGAAAATTTGCATTGCTTCAGCACATGTAACATACACTCCATTTTTAACAGTGAGCTCTCTGGGTCTTTCTTAA
- the bicd2 gene encoding protein bicaudal D homolog 2 isoform X3, whose protein sequence is MRESSELMELQRSQLRDDIREYKVREARLLQDYSELEEENISLQKQVSVLRQSQVEFEGLKHEIRRLEEDSQCQNSQLEEAVRLREIAERQLTEALETIKTEREQKSTLRKELSHYMTIGGSMYSSSFNISLDNLKLTDDPSGGTEPDNDDLIHGFENGLFKVADGDKDNRASVNKRGEGFTPAPSLVDDLLSELNISEIQKLKQQLAQVEREKVALINSLQENQKQLEQAHGTLSEQQETVNRLTENLSAMRKLHATKERQSALDSEKERDSHDDGDYYELDINGPEILQCKYTVAVSEAGELRQELKTVRAEYQECRTQYDDERARLESDIQDLTTRLTSLEKCSRVDKEELARLEKELRLVTEAAGESLGSLNVAQDELVAFSEELANLYNHVCMCNNETPNRVMLDYYKEGKARVRRGQEGKEPHSSSVLLSNGLISDTEPRSSDSGTTDVSTSEHRPESMNIYNLVAIIRDQIRHLQHAVDRTTELSRQRLANLELSTVADKDKEACMEEILKLKSLLSTKREQIATLRTVLKANKQTAEIALANLKSKYETEKGMVTETMMKLRNELKALKEDAATFSSLRAMFATRCDEYVTQLDDMQRQLAAAEDEKKTLNSLLRMAIQQKLALTQRLEDLEFDHEQARRNSNTVVGGKGKMKGKGASASRHVSPKRIFSLKAHKCLKICIASAHVTYTPFLTVSSLGLS, encoded by the exons ATGAGAGAG AGCTCAGAGCTGATGGAGCTTCAACGCAGTCAGCTGCGTGATGACATCAGGGAGTATAAAGTGCGGGAGGCTCGTCTGCTGCAGGACTACAGTGAGctggaagaagagaacatctccctTCAGAAACAAGTGTCTGTGCTGCGACAGAGCCAG GTAGAATTTGAAGGTCTGAAACACGAGATTCGCCGACTGGAGGAAGATTCCCAGTGCCAAAACAGCCAGCTAGAGGAAGCTGTGCGTCTGAGAGAGATCGCTGAGCGGCAGCTGACAGAGGCTTTAGAGACAATTAAAACAGAGCGTGAACAGAAGTCCACCCTACGCAAGGAGCTCTCACACTATATGACCATCGGTGGATCTATGTACAGTAGCTCTTTCAATATCTCTCTTGACAACCTCAAACTGACAGATGATCCCTCCGGTGGCACAGAGCCTGACAACGATGATCTAATACATGGATTTGAGAATGGCTTGTTCAAGGTAGCTGATGGGGACAAAGACAACAGAGCTTCGGTGAACAAGAGAGGAGAAGGCTTTACGCCAGCTCCGAGCCTGGTGGACGACTTGCTTAGTGAGCTCAACATCTCTGAAATCCAGAAACTGAAACAGCAGCTTGCACAG GTTGAGCGGGAGAAAGTGGCCCTTATCAACTCTCTCCAGGAAAACCAGAAGCAGTTGGAACAGGCCCATGGGACTCTGTCCGAGCAACAGGAAACCGTCAACAGGCTGACGGAGAACCTCAGTGCGATGAGGAAGCTTCATGCCACTAAGGAGCGGCAGTCTGCCCTTGACAGTGAAAAAGAAAGAGACAGCCATGATGATGGAGACTACTATGAGCTGGACATCAACGGACCTGAAATCCTGCAGTGCAAATATACAGTGGCCGTGTCTGAAGCTGGCGAGCTGAGGCAAGAGCTCAAGACCGTGAGGGCAGAGTACCAAGAGTGTCGAACCCAGTACGATGATGAACGAGCACGGTTGGAGAGTGACATCCAGGATTTGACGACAAGATTGACATCCTTGGAGAAATGCAGCCGAGTCGATAAGGAGGAGCTGGCTCGTTTAGAGAAGGAGCTCCGACTGGTAACTGAGGCTGCAGGAGAATCACTTGGCAGCCTCAACGTGGCCCAGGATGAGCTGGTAGCTTTCAGTGAAGAGCTGGCCAATCTCTACAACCATGTATGCATGTGCAACAATGAGACTCCTAATCGAGTAATGCTTGACTACTACAAAGAAGGCAAGGCCAGAGTGAGAAGGGGGCAAGAGGGCAAAGAGCCTCATTCTTCTTCTGTACTCCTCTCCAATGGGCTGATAAGTGACACTGAACCAAGAAGTTCAGACAGCGGAACCACAGACGTTTCAACATCGGAACACCGTCCAGAATCTATGAACATCTATAACCTTGTAGCCATCATCCGGGACCAGATCCGCCACCTACAGCATGCGGTAGACCGCACCACAGAGCTGTCACGACAGAGGTTAGCTAATCTTGAGTTAAGCACTGTGGCAGACAAGGACAAGGAGGCTTGCATGGAAGAGATCCTCAAACTGAAGTCCCTTCTGAGCACCAAAAGGGAGCAGATTGCCACTCTCAGAACCGTGTTGAAGGCCAACAAGCAG ACAGCTGAGATTGCTCTGGCCAACCTGAAGAGTAAGTATGAGACTGAGAAGGGCATGGTGACTGAGACTATGATGAAGCTCCGCAATGAACTCAAGGCTCTGAAagaagatgctgctacattctcCTCCCTTCGAGCTATGTTTGCCACAAG GTGTGACGAGTATGTGACCCAGCTGGATGACATGCAGAGGCAACTGGCTGCTGCTGAGGATGAGAAAAAGACCCTAAATTCTCTCTTGCGTATGGCCATCCAGCAGAAGCTGGCCTTGACCCAGCGTCTAGAAGATTTAGAGTTTGACCATGAGCAAGCGCGACGCAATAGTAACACAGTTGTGGGAGGAAAAGGCAAGATGAAGGGCAAAGGAGCCTCTGCCAGTCGTCATGTGAGTCCAAAGAGAATTTTTAGCCTCAAAGC TCATAAATGTTTGAAAATTTGCATTGCTTCAGCACATGTAACATACACTCCATTTTTAACAGTGAGCTCTCTGGGTCTTTCTTAA